The Planctomycetaceae bacterium DNA window TGAGCCTGCACGGAATTTCCGGCCGACTGTTCCTGAAACGCGCGAGCGATCAGGCGCTCAATCTCGCCGTCCGCCGTTCCGTCCGCGGGTGTCGTCGATTTCAGCGATCGGGAAAAATCGTACTGATCGACCTGACGGATGTAGTGCCGGATGTCGGCGTTTCGATCTGGCAGCGCGTCGCTTTCCAGCAGTGGCAGAAGAATGTCGTTGCGAGCCCGCAGCCAGACGGAACCCGGCTCACTGTCCAGCATTCGTTCGGCGCGTGCCAGCAGTTCGCCGGGATCGGGCTCGGTGCGATGCGAGAGCCAGAAGCCGCTGGCGACAACCAGGATGAACAGCGTCACCAGCACAAACGTATTGTCGAAGAATCTGGCGACGACTGACTTCTTAAGCTGGGCTTCCGCGTCTTCGCGCAACAGGTCGCGGACCAGAGTCGCCGGTCCCGGGCGCTGCATGGCCAGAGCGTCGTCGATGGATCGAATTTCGCCCGATTCGCCGCTTCCGCCAGGCCCGGACGTCAGCTCGGAGGCTCCGTCGATATCGCCGCCGGTGCCGGACGCGGAATCGACGTCGGCTGATCGCTGCCGGTTCAGCGCGACGGTTTCCTGCTGCCGTTCCGCGAACTCAATCCGGCTGCGGACCTGTTCCAGCTTCTTCATCAGCACCAGAGCGCTGGGCAGCCGGCGATCCGGTTTCTTTTCCAGCAGCGTGCAGACAAGCTCTTCCAGCAGCCGCGGCAGTTCCGGAACATAGCGACTGGGCTTGTCGAACTGAGCGAACTGCTGCTTGTGAAGAATGTCATTGGCAGTCTGCCCGCTGAACGGCGGTCGGCCGGTCAGCATGACATACATGACGGCTCCCAGCGAATACAGGTCGCTGCGCTGAGTGGCCCGCTGACCGCGCGCCTGTTCGGGCGACATGTATTCGGCGGTCCCGACAACGCCGCCGGTGCGAGTCAGCCGGGTCGTGGCAAACACATGGGCGACACCGAAATCGGTCAGCTTAACCGTCCCGTCCTTCGCGATCATCAGGTTGGACGGCTTCAGATCGCGATGAATGATGCCGGCATCGTGAGCCGCCTTCAGAGCCGCAGCCATCTGCAGCGACAGATCCAGAACTTCGCGCCAGGGGATCCGTTTTCGTTCGGTGATGATGTTCGTCAGAGTCTCGCCGGAAACGTATTCCATCGCATAGTAGTACGTTTCCGGGTCGGCCTGGCCGGAATCAAACAGCGTGACGATGTAGCGGCTGCTGAGCTTCTTCAGCGCTTCGATTTCGCGATTAAAGCGGCGAACGAAGCCGTCTTCGCGAGCCATCGACGCCGGCAGTACCTTGACCGCCACTTCCTGTCCGGATTCCTCGTGAACACCGCGATAGACGTTGCCCATGCCGCCCGAACCGATCTTGCGGTCGATCAGATACGGTCCGATTCGATCGGGATGCATGTGCGAAGTTCCTGCCCTGAAATGCGGGGACCGTGTCGGGCTTCACCGGAAAATCGTGTACCAGACGACAGCCGCGGCAATGGCCGCCAGCGCCGACGGCACCAGCCAGGCCAGCAGTCGCCTGCGGCGCGAGAGTCGGCGGGCATCCAGGTCCACGTTCAGAAGTACAAAGCCGCTGCCGTCGGCGAACGTCACCTTCGAACCGTGCTTCAGCTTCGCGAAAGTCTGCGGCTTGCCGTCGACGAAGGTCGGCTGTGCCTTCGACTCCTGCTTCAGGTGCCATTCGTCGCCGGTGAATTCGATGACGCACTGCCTTTCGTCGGAACACGAGCCGTGCATCGGCAATTCACACTCCGTCGCCGTGCCGATCCGGGTCTTCACGCGAGTGACAGAAATCTGCTGCCGCGTTTTCAGCCGCCGCAGAATCCATCCCCGCGGAACGTTGGACCCGGAATGCGGCGCCATGCGGGATGGCCGACGGGGCGCGGAGTCACTGCCGCGTTCACGGCGGGCGGGAGCCGGCTGTCGGATAGCCGGTGTGTCGTCGGCCGTAAACGTATCGATTTCGGCCGCCAGATGGTGGCTGGGATTTCCCATCCACGCCGACGCCGACGTGATGGACGAACGCGGTCCGGAACCCGAACTTCGCGGCGTCGTCGCTTCCTTCTGGCGCGCCTGCCGGGCTCGCAGCGTCACCAGTTCGCGGAATTCAAAGTTCACCGGCCGGCGGCTGGCCAGCGGGCGCAGGGCGTTCGCGACATCGGTTGCCGTCGCGAATCTGTCTTCCGGCCGCTTGGCCATCATCCGTTCGACGATCGCCGCCACTTCTTCCGGGACCTCCGGCCTGATGTCGCGAATCGGCCGAGCGGTCTTGTTGCGCTGCGCGGCGATTTTTGCCGTGTTGCTTTTTTCCGGAAACGGCACACGTCCCGTCAGCGCCACATAGAACGTGCAGCCCAGGCTGTAGATGTCCGCCCGGCCGTCGATCGCATTGCTGTCCACCGACTGTTCCGGAGCGATGTAGTCGGGAGTTCCCAGACAGTCATGGCCAAAGATCATCGACAGCGAGAACTCGTCAGACGGTTCCGCCTTCAGCAGTGCCAGGCCGAAGTCCAGCAGCTTGGTGGTTCCGTCAGAATCAATCAGCAGGTTGGCAGGCTTGATGTCCCGATGATAGATCTGCTTATCGTGAGCGGCCTGCAATCCGGTGGCCGCCTGCATGAACATGTCGCAGGCCATCTGCCACTTGATCGGTCCGTTCAGCGCGACAAGTTCGTGCATGCTGATGCCGCGAACCAGCTCCATCGTCATGAAGTTGACGGCGCCCGTGGAACCGATGCGGTACGTTTCCACGACGTTGGGATGCTTGATGATCATGCCGGCGTGAGCTTCCAGCTTCATCCGCGTCAGCATCCCGGCATCCAGAGCGTGCTGTGCTGACAGGATTTTCAAAGCGACCTTGCGCTTCTCTTCGGTATCGACGGCGATGTACACGCAGCCCATCCCGCCGACGCCCAGCACTTCGCGGACACGATAGCGGTCAATCAGAAATCCGCGGTATCGGCCTTCCAGCAGCCGTTCCGCCTGGAACGGTGTCAGCACCAGAGCCTTCACCAGCCGCCGCGCTACCTGTTCCGGCGGCAAGTCTTCCGTCAGGCCGAATTTCTCCGTCGCCTTGCGCACCTGATCCGCCGAGAGCAAACCGCTCTTTTCCAGCAGCGACAGGAAATCGTTCGCAGCGATGGGTGCCTGCATCACGCGATCAGCCCGTGAGAACCTAACGAATGAATGAATTCCGCATCATCCGGTTGTAATCCGTCTACTCGGCAAATCCCTTTTTCAGCAGCGTACAACACGTCACTTCAACATACCATGAACCGGCGCGGACCAGATAATTATCACGCTGCGGCCACAACAATGAATACGATTTCCCCGCCCGCCGATCCGTGTTGAGCGGTCATGTCAGCGTCGTGCGACGTTCAGAGTAACAATCCGCCGCGATCGTTGTACAGCGGTTCGGGTGACACACAGCTGACTTCGCTTCCCGCTGAAGCCGGTATGACGGAACCGATGTGACCGTTATACTGTACAGCGTCGTGTCGCGACGGTGCCCTCCGAGGGCAGGTGACCGGCATCATTTCGTTCCGCCAGCATTAGAGGAAACCGTCCGCCATGCTGACCCGAACCGGCCGTTTGATCGTCGTTGTGTGCTCCCTGCTGCTGTGGTGCGACGCGGCGATTCCCGCCAGTGCCGAATCTGCGTCCGATGCGGATTCGTCACCTCCGCTGCCCGAAGGCGTGGTTGTCTGCGACATCCGGGAAGGCATCGTCACCGATGATCCGTGGAACCGGGGCGCCGGTCGAATCACGATGCAGTGGAATCAGCCCGTCGCGGCCGTTCCCCGAGTGCCGAAGAAGTACGATACGGGGGCCGTCATTGTGGACCGGACGACTCCGTTCGTCCTGCGTCTGCGCTGCCGCGCAATGCTTCCGGCGGGAACATGGCAGGTGCTTGCGCGAGCCCGATCGCAGTCTCGCCTGCGGATTGACGGCGAAGTCGCTTCCACACTGGCTGCGATGCAGAAGAACGCCAGTGGACATGAACGCGTGCCGGAACTGGCGGATCCCGTTCACGAATTCATGCACCCGGTCCCGCCTGGCGATCAGGAAGTTCTGACGTCAGTTACGTTCAACGGCGACGAACCTCACACGTTTGAATTCGAAACCGTGGTCGGCGGAAGCGGCGTGCGACTCGAAGCCGGCGAAACTCTGCTGGCGATCGCCCGCGAAGGTGAGGAATTTCAACTGCTGTCTCCGGTTCAGGAAACAGTCTTCTGCGACGAAGCAAGCTGGCGACGCTACGCCGCCGAATATCAGGCTTTCGTCCGCGACTTCGAACAACAGGAACGGCAACGACAGGATGCTGCAACTGCGGAGTACTGGGATCACCGACACCGTGTCGCCGCGGAATTGACAACGATAGCTCCGATCGAATCGCCGCGGCAGATCGACGACGTCATCTCTGCGAAGTTGTCGGCGGAAGGACTGCAGCCAACAGCCGTGATCGATGATCTGACGTTCCTGAAACGACTCGCACTCTCAACGGCCGGTGTGATTCCTTCGCCGGAAGAAATCGCATGGTTTCGCTCGCTGCCGGAAGCAAATCGCCGCGAACAGGCCGTCGACCGGTTTCTGAATGACGATCGCTGGGCGGATCACTGGGTCGCCTACTGGCAGGACGTGCTGGCGGAGAATCCGGGAATTCTGAAACCAGAACTCAACAACACCGGACCTTTCCGCTGGTGGATCTACGAATCGTTTCTCGACAACAAGGCCACGGACCGTTTCGCCACCGAACTGACTCAGATGAAGGGCAGTCAACTGGGCGGAGCCGCGGGGGGATTCGCCATGGCGACGCAGAACGACGTGCCCATGGCAGCCCGCGCACTCGTGCTGTCAACCGCCTTCAACGCTCGCGACATGAAATGCGCTCGATGCCACGATTCTCCCGTGCGTGAATTCCGGCAGCAGGAATTGTTTCAACTG harbors:
- a CDS encoding DUF1553 domain-containing protein, yielding MLTRTGRLIVVVCSLLLWCDAAIPASAESASDADSSPPLPEGVVVCDIREGIVTDDPWNRGAGRITMQWNQPVAAVPRVPKKYDTGAVIVDRTTPFVLRLRCRAMLPAGTWQVLARARSQSRLRIDGEVASTLAAMQKNASGHERVPELADPVHEFMHPVPPGDQEVLTSVTFNGDEPHTFEFETVVGGSGVRLEAGETLLAIAREGEEFQLLSPVQETVFCDEASWRRYAAEYQAFVRDFEQQERQRQDAATAEYWDHRHRVAAELTTIAPIESPRQIDDVISAKLSAEGLQPTAVIDDLTFLKRLALSTAGVIPSPEEIAWFRSLPEANRREQAVDRFLNDDRWADHWVAYWQDVLAENPGILKPELNNTGPFRWWIYESFLDNKATDRFATELTQMKGSQLGGAAGGFAMATQNDVPMAARALVLSTAFNARDMKCARCHDSPVREFRQQELFQLAALLNREPLQIPDTSSVPVGPNGERPSAITVSIEPGATIEPTWPFADDGDTSAAAADWEALIQNAEDPRDQFALHLTHPMQSPFAQVIVNRLWGRLFGRGLVANTDDWSFDGPVHPELLDSLAAAHIHCGYDLKATARLILLSETWQRAAVPAESPLAEWSAAPVKQRLSAEQLVDSLYAAVGKDFGAEMLTLDPEGRRPASTFLNLGVPERAWQFCGLSNERDRPALALPVAQGLIDLLSVFGWRESRPHAISEREHSATVLQTLTLQNGNAGHRLIQLSDGAATTEICVTADSVDSLIDHLFLQLLSREPSSDERFTFRAALSDGFESRVVPGAKVRTQPRIYRNAVSWSNHLNAEATRIKLQLEEDARNGDPPTERLTETWRQQAEDVIWVLLNSPEFAFVP
- a CDS encoding FHA domain-containing serine/threonine-protein kinase; the protein is MQAPIAANDFLSLLEKSGLLSADQVRKATEKFGLTEDLPPEQVARRLVKALVLTPFQAERLLEGRYRGFLIDRYRVREVLGVGGMGCVYIAVDTEEKRKVALKILSAQHALDAGMLTRMKLEAHAGMIIKHPNVVETYRIGSTGAVNFMTMELVRGISMHELVALNGPIKWQMACDMFMQAATGLQAAHDKQIYHRDIKPANLLIDSDGTTKLLDFGLALLKAEPSDEFSLSMIFGHDCLGTPDYIAPEQSVDSNAIDGRADIYSLGCTFYVALTGRVPFPEKSNTAKIAAQRNKTARPIRDIRPEVPEEVAAIVERMMAKRPEDRFATATDVANALRPLASRRPVNFEFRELVTLRARQARQKEATTPRSSGSGPRSSITSASAWMGNPSHHLAAEIDTFTADDTPAIRQPAPARRERGSDSAPRRPSRMAPHSGSNVPRGWILRRLKTRQQISVTRVKTRIGTATECELPMHGSCSDERQCVIEFTGDEWHLKQESKAQPTFVDGKPQTFAKLKHGSKVTFADGSGFVLLNVDLDARRLSRRRRLLAWLVPSALAAIAAAVVWYTIFR
- a CDS encoding serine/threonine-protein kinase, whose product is MHPDRIGPYLIDRKIGSGGMGNVYRGVHEESGQEVAVKVLPASMAREDGFVRRFNREIEALKKLSSRYIVTLFDSGQADPETYYYAMEYVSGETLTNIITERKRIPWREVLDLSLQMAAALKAAHDAGIIHRDLKPSNLMIAKDGTVKLTDFGVAHVFATTRLTRTGGVVGTAEYMSPEQARGQRATQRSDLYSLGAVMYVMLTGRPPFSGQTANDILHKQQFAQFDKPSRYVPELPRLLEELVCTLLEKKPDRRLPSALVLMKKLEQVRSRIEFAERQQETVALNRQRSADVDSASGTGGDIDGASELTSGPGGSGESGEIRSIDDALAMQRPGPATLVRDLLREDAEAQLKKSVVARFFDNTFVLVTLFILVVASGFWLSHRTEPDPGELLARAERMLDSEPGSVWLRARNDILLPLLESDALPDRNADIRHYIRQVDQYDFSRSLKSTTPADGTADGEIERLIARAFQEQSAGNSVQAQQQVEALVLLTNDDASRTFLNAFLKQTLQEWKSGPGLTGRSALVQDVLREARQSAGNVAAMQRSRDTLKAVISLYTSQPELSEELNQCREVLGQIEAELNRP